A window of the Streptomyces sp. JB150 genome harbors these coding sequences:
- a CDS encoding MerR family transcriptional regulator, with protein sequence MEELARLAGITVRTLRFYRERKLIPPPRREGRIAWYDDHHLARLRTIAALLERGHTLNGIAELAEAFDHGRDVGDLLGLGAPTEETPVRLTPEELADHFAGQATPENLAAAMELGYLGTDGEEIVHISRRLLDVSATLVREGIPLADVLTAAKRVREHADALADLFADLILRHAPEDRLPHLRPLARSVVEAELSLALDRRMRTQGQRS encoded by the coding sequence ATGGAGGAACTGGCCCGCCTGGCCGGCATCACGGTGCGCACCCTGCGCTTCTACCGCGAACGCAAACTCATCCCGCCACCCCGCCGCGAGGGCCGTATCGCCTGGTACGACGACCATCACCTGGCCCGGCTGCGCACCATCGCCGCCCTGCTGGAACGCGGCCACACCCTGAACGGCATAGCCGAACTCGCCGAGGCCTTCGACCACGGCCGCGACGTCGGCGACCTGCTCGGCCTCGGCGCCCCCACCGAGGAGACCCCGGTCCGCCTCACCCCCGAGGAACTCGCCGACCACTTCGCCGGCCAGGCCACCCCCGAGAATCTCGCCGCCGCGATGGAACTCGGCTACCTCGGCACCGACGGCGAGGAGATCGTCCACATCAGCCGCCGTCTGCTGGACGTCTCCGCCACCCTGGTCCGCGAGGGCATCCCGCTCGCCGACGTCCTGACCGCCGCCAAACGCGTCCGCGAACACGCCGACGCCCTGGCCGACCTCTTCGCCGACCTGATCCTCCGCCACGCCCCGGAAGACCGCCTCCCCCACCTGCGCCCCCTGGCCCGCAGCGTGGTGGAGGCAGAACTCTCGCTCGCCCTGGACCGGCGGATGCGCACGCAGGGTCAGAGGTCGTAG
- a CDS encoding 5-formyltetrahydrofolate cyclo-ligase encodes MGHSGPSSEPDKRALRRRLIAVRNRLTAGDVRESEAALARRALELPELAHARTVAAYVSVGSEPGTRALLDALRARGVRVLLPVLLPDNDLDWGVYAGQDSLARVRHGGKMALLEPVGERLGADAVTAADAVLLPGLAVDARGMRLGRGGGSYDRVLARLERAGARPALVVLLYDAEVVERVPREQHDRPVHAVVTPSGVRRF; translated from the coding sequence GTGGGCCACAGCGGACCTTCGAGCGAGCCTGACAAGCGCGCGTTGCGGCGCCGGCTCATCGCGGTGAGGAACAGGTTGACGGCCGGTGACGTGCGGGAATCGGAGGCGGCTCTGGCCCGGCGGGCACTGGAGCTGCCCGAGCTGGCACACGCGCGCACGGTGGCGGCCTATGTGTCCGTCGGGAGTGAACCGGGGACGCGCGCGCTGCTCGACGCGCTGCGCGCGCGGGGCGTGCGCGTCCTTCTTCCGGTCCTGTTGCCCGACAACGACCTGGACTGGGGCGTGTACGCCGGTCAGGACTCCCTGGCCCGCGTCCGGCACGGCGGGAAGATGGCGCTCCTCGAGCCCGTCGGCGAGCGCCTCGGCGCGGACGCGGTGACCGCCGCCGACGCCGTGCTGCTGCCGGGGCTCGCGGTCGACGCGCGCGGGATGCGGCTGGGACGCGGCGGCGGCTCCTACGACCGGGTCCTGGCCCGGCTGGAACGCGCGGGCGCGCGTCCGGCGCTGGTGGTGCTGCTGTACGACGCGGAGGTCGTCGAGCGGGTCCCGCGGGAGCAGCACGACCGGCCCGTGCACGCGGTGGTGACCCCGTCCGGGGTGCGCCGGTTCTGA
- the glp gene encoding gephyrin-like molybdotransferase Glp has product MSTAAPRATGQDHLWSVDEHLEDILATVRPLEPIELNLLDAQGCVLVDDITVPVSLPPFDNSSMDGYAVRVADVAGASEEFPAVLDVVGDVAAGQAGLLHVGPGQAARIMTGAPLPPGAEAVVPVEWTDGGLGEGPVAGMRARSLAPEAAGGQVRVHRPCEARAHVRAQGSDVKAGDRALDAGTILGPPQIALLAAIGRGTVRVRPRPRVVVLSTGSELVQPDEELAPGRIYDSNSFALTAAARDAGAIAYRVGAVADDAETLRTAIDDQLVRADLMVTTGGVSVGAYDVVKEALSHVGDEDEPGSGVEFRKLAMQPGKPQGFGSIGPDHTPLLALPGNPVSAYVSFELFVRPAIRTLMGLTDVHRPAARATLTADRPLTSPKARRQFLRGAYADGTVTPVGGAGSHLVAALARANALIVVPEDVTSVAPGDDVEVILLG; this is encoded by the coding sequence GTGAGCACCGCCGCGCCCCGCGCCACCGGCCAGGACCACCTGTGGTCGGTGGACGAACACCTGGAGGACATCCTCGCCACCGTCCGCCCCCTCGAACCCATCGAGCTGAACCTGCTCGACGCCCAGGGCTGCGTCCTGGTCGACGACATCACGGTGCCGGTCTCCCTGCCGCCGTTCGACAACAGTTCCATGGACGGGTACGCGGTGCGGGTCGCGGATGTCGCGGGCGCGAGCGAGGAGTTCCCGGCCGTCCTGGACGTCGTCGGGGACGTCGCGGCCGGCCAGGCCGGACTGCTCCACGTGGGACCCGGCCAGGCCGCCCGCATCATGACGGGCGCCCCGCTGCCGCCCGGCGCCGAGGCCGTGGTCCCCGTGGAGTGGACCGACGGCGGCCTCGGCGAGGGCCCCGTCGCGGGGATGCGCGCCCGCAGCCTCGCCCCGGAGGCGGCCGGCGGCCAGGTGCGCGTCCACCGGCCGTGCGAGGCACGCGCGCACGTACGCGCCCAGGGCAGCGACGTGAAGGCCGGCGACCGCGCCCTCGACGCCGGCACCATCCTCGGCCCGCCGCAGATCGCGCTGCTCGCCGCCATCGGCCGCGGCACGGTCCGGGTCCGCCCCCGCCCGCGCGTGGTCGTATTGTCCACCGGCAGCGAACTCGTCCAGCCCGACGAGGAGCTGGCCCCCGGCCGGATCTACGACTCCAACAGCTTCGCCCTCACCGCCGCCGCCCGCGACGCCGGCGCCATCGCCTACCGCGTGGGCGCCGTCGCCGACGACGCCGAGACCCTGCGCACCGCGATCGACGACCAGCTGGTGCGCGCCGACCTCATGGTCACCACCGGCGGCGTCAGCGTCGGCGCGTACGACGTCGTCAAGGAGGCGCTGTCGCACGTCGGCGACGAGGACGAGCCGGGCAGTGGCGTCGAGTTCCGCAAGCTCGCCATGCAGCCCGGCAAACCGCAGGGCTTCGGCTCCATCGGCCCCGACCACACCCCGCTGCTGGCCCTGCCCGGCAACCCGGTGTCGGCGTACGTCTCCTTCGAGCTGTTCGTCCGCCCCGCGATCCGCACCCTCATGGGCCTCACGGACGTGCACCGGCCCGCGGCCCGCGCCACCCTGACCGCGGACCGGCCGCTGACCTCGCCCAAGGCCCGCCGCCAGTTCCTGCGCGGCGCGTACGCCGACGGCACCGTCACCCCGGTCGGCGGAGCCGGCTCCCACCTGGTCGCCGCCCTCGCCCGCGCGAACGCGCTGATCGTCGTCCCCGAGGACGTGACCTCCGTCGCGCCCGGCGACGACGTCGAGGTGATCCTGCTCGGCTGA
- the galU gene encoding UTP--glucose-1-phosphate uridylyltransferase GalU yields MTQSHPRISKAVIPAAGLGTRFLPATKATPKEMLPVVDKPAIQYVVEEAVAAGLDDVLMITGRNKRPLEDHFDRNYELESALEKKGDAERLAKVQESSDLATMHYVRQGDPRGLGHAVLCAAPHVGDEPFAVLLGDDLIDPRDPLLQRMIDVQERHGGSVVALMEVAPEQIHLYGCAAVEATTDGDVVKVTGLVEKPDAADAPSNYAIIGRYVLDPGIFGILRTTEPGRGGEIQLTDALQQLAQDEKAGGPVHGVVFQGRRYDTGDRGDYLRAIVRLACEREDLGPDFRSWLRSYVTEEM; encoded by the coding sequence ATGACTCAGTCGCACCCCAGGATCAGCAAGGCTGTCATTCCCGCAGCAGGCCTCGGCACCCGGTTCCTGCCGGCCACCAAGGCCACTCCCAAGGAGATGCTGCCGGTCGTGGACAAGCCGGCGATCCAGTACGTGGTCGAGGAGGCCGTCGCGGCGGGCCTCGACGACGTCCTCATGATCACAGGGCGCAACAAGCGCCCGCTTGAGGACCACTTCGACCGCAACTACGAGCTGGAGTCCGCGCTCGAGAAGAAGGGCGACGCCGAACGGCTCGCCAAGGTGCAGGAGTCAAGCGACCTCGCCACGATGCACTACGTCCGCCAGGGCGACCCCAGGGGCCTCGGCCACGCCGTCCTGTGCGCCGCCCCGCACGTCGGCGACGAGCCCTTCGCCGTCCTCCTCGGCGACGACCTGATCGACCCGCGCGACCCCCTGCTCCAGCGGATGATCGACGTCCAGGAGCGGCACGGCGGCAGCGTCGTCGCGCTCATGGAGGTCGCGCCCGAGCAGATCCACCTCTACGGCTGCGCCGCCGTCGAGGCCACCACGGACGGCGACGTCGTCAAGGTGACCGGCCTGGTCGAGAAGCCGGACGCGGCCGACGCCCCGTCCAACTACGCCATCATCGGCCGCTACGTCCTCGACCCGGGCATCTTCGGCATACTGCGCACGACCGAACCCGGCCGCGGCGGCGAGATCCAGCTGACCGACGCCCTCCAGCAGCTCGCCCAGGACGAGAAGGCCGGCGGCCCCGTGCACGGCGTCGTCTTCCAGGGCCGCCGCTATGACACCGGCGACCGCGGCGACTACCTGCGTGCCATTGTCAGACTCGCGTGCGAACGTGAGGACCTGGGCCCGGACTTCCGGTCCTGGCTTCGCAGTTACGTCACCGAGGAGATGTAG
- a CDS encoding MogA/MoaB family molybdenum cofactor biosynthesis protein, giving the protein MSRPAAPYRALVVTASQRAAAGVYEDRGGPLVADGLTGFGFAVDGPRVVPDGDPVEAALRAGVDAGYDVIVTTGGTGVSPTDRTPEATRAVLDFEVPGIAEAIRAYGRDKVPTAVLSRGLAGVAGRTLIVNLPGSTGGVRDGLAVLEPLLVHAVDQIRGGDHPGPGPGGAS; this is encoded by the coding sequence GTGAGCCGGCCGGCCGCGCCGTACCGCGCGCTGGTCGTCACGGCATCCCAGCGCGCCGCCGCGGGCGTCTACGAGGACCGGGGCGGCCCGCTGGTCGCCGACGGCCTCACCGGCTTCGGCTTCGCCGTGGACGGCCCCCGGGTCGTCCCCGACGGCGACCCCGTGGAGGCCGCGCTGCGGGCGGGCGTGGACGCCGGGTACGACGTGATCGTCACCACCGGCGGCACGGGCGTCTCGCCCACCGACCGCACCCCGGAGGCCACCCGCGCGGTGCTCGACTTCGAGGTGCCGGGCATCGCGGAGGCGATCCGGGCCTACGGCCGGGACAAGGTGCCGACCGCAGTCCTCTCCCGGGGCCTGGCCGGAGTGGCGGGCCGCACGCTGATCGTGAACCTGCCCGGATCGACCGGCGGGGTGCGCGACGGGCTGGCCGTGCTGGAGCCGCTGCTGGTCCACGCCGTCGACCAGATCCGCGGCGGTGACCACCCCGGACCCGGACCGGGGGGTGCGAGCTGA
- a CDS encoding alpha/beta hydrolase → MSRLLHVRSGPYAPPAPARELTAVSADGARLHVEVHGPDGAPLVVLIHGWTCSTAFWAAQIRALAAGHRVIAYDQRGHGRSPASRTCTTDTLADDLEAVLAATLAPGEKAVLAGHSMGGMTILAAATRPRLREHAAAVLLCSTGSSQLVAAATVVPLRPGRLRTRLTRRILGSRAPLGPVTPLARRILKYGTMGAGSGPHMVEACARIVHACPRAVRHTWSRVLEVLDLDHAVRELGVPAEVVVGTHDRLTPPVHARALAAALPHAAGLTELPGVGHMTPVEAPELVTEKIRQLVTGYAKVREGA, encoded by the coding sequence GTGAGCCGCCTCCTGCACGTGAGGTCCGGCCCCTACGCCCCGCCCGCCCCCGCCCGCGAGCTGACCGCCGTCTCCGCCGACGGCGCGCGGCTGCACGTCGAGGTGCACGGGCCCGATGGCGCGCCGCTCGTCGTCCTCATCCACGGCTGGACCTGCTCGACCGCCTTCTGGGCGGCGCAGATCCGCGCCCTGGCCGCCGGCCACCGGGTCATCGCCTACGACCAGCGCGGCCACGGCCGCAGCCCGGCGAGCCGAACGTGCACCACCGACACGCTCGCCGACGACCTGGAAGCCGTCCTCGCCGCCACCCTCGCGCCCGGCGAGAAGGCGGTGCTCGCCGGCCACTCCATGGGCGGCATGACGATCCTGGCGGCGGCCACCCGCCCCCGGCTGCGGGAGCACGCCGCGGCCGTCCTGCTGTGCAGCACGGGCAGTTCGCAGCTGGTCGCCGCCGCCACCGTCGTCCCCCTGCGGCCCGGGCGGCTGCGGACCCGGCTGACGCGGCGCATCCTCGGCTCGCGCGCCCCGCTGGGGCCGGTCACGCCCCTCGCCAGACGGATCCTCAAGTACGGGACGATGGGCGCCGGTTCGGGTCCGCACATGGTGGAGGCGTGCGCCCGGATCGTGCACGCCTGCCCGCGCGCCGTACGCCACACCTGGTCGCGGGTCCTGGAGGTGCTCGACCTCGACCACGCCGTTCGGGAGTTGGGCGTGCCCGCCGAGGTCGTCGTCGGCACGCACGACCGGCTCACGCCGCCCGTGCACGCGCGGGCGCTCGCCGCCGCGCTGCCGCACGCGGCCGGCCTCACCGAGCTGCCCGGGGTCGGCCACATGACACCGGTGGAGGCCCCCGAGCTGGTCACGGAGAAGATACGGCAACTCGTCACGGGGTACGCGAAGGTGAGGGAGGGCGCATGA
- a CDS encoding NAD(P)/FAD-dependent oxidoreductase has product MAEHEHVRVAVVGSGFGGLGAAVRLRREGITDFVVLERAGSVGGTWRDNSYPGCACDVPSHLYSFSFAPNPDWPRAFSGQEHIRAYLERVADVFGLRPHLRFDSEVRLMTWDAERLRWDIETASGRLTADLVVSATGPLSDPKIPEIPGLDSFPGKVFHSARWDHDYDLRGKRVAMVGTGASAIQIVPAIQPRVGRLTLFQRTPPWVMPRMDRAISGVERWLHRKLPFTAQARRGLLWGIRELQVQAFTKRPDELGLVEQLAKRNMARAIKDPALRAKLTPDYRIGCKRILLSSDYYPALARPNVDVVASGLAEVRGSTLVAADGSEAEVDAIVFGTGFHVTDMPIAERVVGAEGRTLAEVWKGGMEALRGASAAGFPNWMTIIGPNTGLGNSSMILMIESQLNYMADYLRQLDVLGGRVALDARPSAVHAWNRRVQERMKRTVWNTGGCTSWYLDASGRNTTIWPGTTAEFRRATRRVDLLEYEVLRPPASKAGEGAAGVGKRSGEGAAGVGKRSGEGAAGVGKRSGESAAGAGERSGGRAAGASAEAAR; this is encoded by the coding sequence ATGGCCGAGCACGAGCATGTACGGGTGGCGGTGGTCGGGTCCGGATTCGGCGGACTGGGGGCCGCCGTGCGGTTGCGCCGCGAGGGGATCACCGACTTCGTCGTCCTGGAACGCGCCGGCAGCGTCGGCGGGACCTGGCGGGACAACAGCTATCCGGGATGCGCCTGCGACGTGCCGTCCCACCTCTACTCGTTCTCCTTCGCGCCCAACCCCGACTGGCCGCGCGCCTTCTCCGGGCAAGAGCACATCCGCGCCTATCTGGAGCGGGTCGCCGACGTCTTCGGACTGCGGCCGCACCTGCGGTTCGACTCCGAGGTCAGGCTGATGACCTGGGACGCGGAACGGCTGCGCTGGGACATCGAGACCGCCTCCGGGCGGCTCACCGCCGACCTCGTGGTCTCCGCCACCGGCCCGCTGTCCGACCCGAAGATCCCCGAGATCCCCGGCCTGGACTCCTTCCCCGGCAAGGTGTTCCACTCCGCGCGCTGGGACCACGACTACGACCTGCGCGGCAAGCGGGTCGCCATGGTGGGGACGGGGGCCTCCGCCATCCAGATCGTGCCCGCCATCCAGCCGCGGGTCGGCAGGCTCACCCTCTTCCAGCGCACGCCCCCGTGGGTGATGCCCCGGATGGACCGCGCGATCAGCGGCGTCGAGCGCTGGCTGCACCGGAAGCTGCCGTTCACCGCCCAGGCCCGGCGCGGACTGCTGTGGGGCATCCGGGAGTTGCAGGTCCAGGCGTTCACCAAGCGCCCCGACGAGCTGGGCCTCGTCGAGCAGCTGGCCAAGCGCAACATGGCCCGCGCCATCAAGGACCCGGCGCTGCGCGCCAAGCTCACGCCCGACTACCGCATCGGCTGCAAGCGGATCCTGCTGTCCAGCGACTACTACCCGGCGCTCGCCCGGCCCAATGTCGACGTCGTCGCGTCCGGGCTGGCCGAGGTGCGCGGCTCCACGCTGGTCGCCGCCGACGGCAGCGAGGCCGAGGTCGACGCGATCGTCTTCGGCACCGGCTTCCACGTCACCGACATGCCGATCGCCGAGCGGGTCGTCGGGGCGGAGGGCAGGACGCTCGCCGAGGTCTGGAAGGGAGGCATGGAGGCCCTGCGCGGCGCATCCGCGGCCGGCTTCCCCAACTGGATGACGATCATCGGGCCCAACACCGGCCTCGGGAACTCCTCGATGATCCTGATGATCGAGTCCCAGCTGAACTACATGGCCGACTACCTCCGGCAGCTCGACGTGCTCGGCGGGCGCGTCGCGCTCGACGCGCGCCCCAGCGCGGTGCACGCCTGGAACCGGCGGGTGCAGGAGCGGATGAAGCGCACGGTGTGGAACACCGGCGGCTGCACCAGCTGGTACCTGGACGCGAGCGGCCGCAACACCACCATCTGGCCGGGCACGACGGCGGAGTTCCGGCGGGCGACGCGGCGGGTGGACCTGCTGGAGTACGAGGTGCTGCGGCCGCCGGCGAGCAAGGCCGGTGAGGGTGCCGCGGGGGTCGGGAAGCGGTCCGGCGAGGGTGCCGCGGGGGTCGGGAAGCGGTCCGGCGAGGGTGCCGCGGGGGTCGGGAAGCGGTCCGGCGAGAGCGCCGCGGGGGCCGGGGAGCGGTCCGGTGGGCGTGCGGCCGGGGCTTCCGCCGAGGCCGCCCGGTGA
- a CDS encoding exodeoxyribonuclease III, translating to MLTVTTVNVNGLRAAAKKGFVEWLAGTDADVLCLQEVRAEPQQLPEGVRQPEGWHVVHAPAAAKGRAGVSLYTRREPDRVRVGFGSAEFDGSGRYVEADLPGVTVASLYLPSGEVGTERQDEKVRFMGEFLAYLKELRERAAADGREVLVCGDWNIAHRQADLKNWRGNTKNSGFLPEEREWLTQVLTPEAGGYVDVVRALHPDVEGPYTWWSYRGRAFDNDSGWRIDYHVATPGLAARAVKGYVERAATHAERWSDHAPVTVVYDL from the coding sequence GTGCTGACTGTGACCACCGTGAACGTGAACGGGCTGCGGGCTGCCGCGAAGAAGGGCTTCGTGGAGTGGCTGGCCGGTACCGACGCCGATGTGCTGTGCCTTCAGGAGGTCCGCGCGGAGCCGCAGCAGCTGCCCGAGGGGGTTCGGCAGCCGGAGGGCTGGCATGTCGTGCACGCCCCGGCCGCCGCGAAGGGGCGCGCGGGCGTCTCGCTCTACACCCGGCGCGAACCGGACCGCGTGCGCGTCGGGTTCGGCTCGGCCGAGTTCGACGGCAGCGGGCGCTACGTCGAGGCCGACCTGCCCGGTGTGACCGTCGCCTCCCTCTACCTCCCCTCCGGTGAGGTCGGCACCGAACGGCAGGACGAGAAGGTCCGCTTCATGGGCGAGTTCCTCGCCTACCTCAAGGAACTGCGCGAGCGCGCCGCCGCCGACGGGCGCGAGGTGCTGGTCTGCGGCGACTGGAACATCGCCCACCGGCAGGCCGACCTGAAGAACTGGCGCGGCAACACCAAGAACTCCGGCTTCCTGCCCGAGGAACGCGAGTGGCTCACCCAGGTCCTCACCCCCGAGGCCGGCGGCTACGTCGACGTCGTGCGGGCGCTGCACCCGGACGTCGAGGGGCCGTACACCTGGTGGTCCTACCGGGGGCGGGCTTTCGACAATGATTCAGGATGGAGGATCGACTACCACGTGGCCACGCCGGGTCTGGCGGCCAGGGCGGTCAAGGGGTACGTCGAGCGGGCGGCCACGCACGCGGAGCGCTGGTCGGACCACGCGCCGGTGACCGTCGTCTACGACCTCTGA
- the moaC gene encoding cyclic pyranopterin monophosphate synthase MoaC, whose translation MSTQDRLTHIDDAGAARMVDVSQKDVTARTARASGRVLVSPRVVELLRGEGLPKGDALATARIAGIMGAKRTPDLIPLCHPLSVTGVTLDLSVADDAVEITATVRTTDRTGVEMEALTAVCVAALTVVDMVKAVDKGAVITDVRVEEKTGGKSGDWSRS comes from the coding sequence ATGAGTACGCAGGACCGACTGACGCACATCGACGACGCGGGCGCCGCCCGGATGGTCGACGTATCGCAGAAGGACGTGACCGCGCGCACCGCCCGCGCCAGTGGACGCGTCCTCGTCTCGCCCCGCGTGGTCGAGCTGCTGCGCGGTGAGGGGCTGCCCAAGGGCGACGCCCTCGCCACCGCGCGGATCGCCGGGATCATGGGCGCCAAGCGCACCCCGGACCTGATCCCGCTGTGCCACCCGTTGTCGGTGACGGGTGTGACACTGGATCTGTCGGTCGCGGACGACGCCGTGGAGATCACCGCCACGGTGCGGACGACGGACCGCACGGGCGTCGAGATGGAGGCCCTGACAGCGGTCTGTGTCGCCGCGCTCACCGTGGTCGACATGGTCAAGGCGGTGGACAAGGGAGCGGTCATCACGGACGTGCGGGTGGAGGAGAAGACGGGCGGGAAGTCCGGCGACTGGAGCCGGTCGTGA
- a CDS encoding GNAT family N-acetyltransferase, with protein MNIRRVPFDHPDAVKLNDEVQAEYHERYGDGGDATVLAPEDFEPPNGVYFIGYDELDRPVATGGWRRQDKNDEGNEDGDAELKRMYVIRQMRGRGLARRMLAALEADARAAGRVRMVLETGTEQPEAIALYTSSGYEPCAKFGYYRFHESSRCYAKTL; from the coding sequence ATGAATATACGCCGTGTGCCCTTCGACCACCCCGACGCCGTGAAGCTCAACGACGAGGTCCAGGCCGAGTACCACGAGCGCTACGGCGACGGCGGCGACGCCACCGTGCTCGCCCCGGAGGACTTCGAGCCCCCGAACGGCGTGTACTTCATCGGATACGACGAGCTGGACCGCCCGGTGGCCACCGGCGGCTGGCGGCGCCAGGACAAAAACGACGAGGGCAACGAGGACGGCGACGCCGAGCTGAAGCGCATGTACGTGATCAGACAGATGCGCGGCCGCGGCCTCGCCCGGCGCATGCTCGCGGCCCTGGAGGCGGACGCCCGCGCGGCCGGCCGCGTCCGCATGGTCCTGGAGACCGGCACCGAGCAGCCGGAGGCCATCGCCCTGTACACGTCCAGCGGCTACGAGCCCTGCGCGAAGTTCGGCTACTACCGCTTTCACGAGTCGAGCCGCTGCTACGCGAAGACCCTGTGA
- the glpR gene encoding gephyrin-like molybdotransferase receptor GlpR: MSSSGLIYAVIVGAWAAYLVPMWLRRQDELNEARPTERFSTAIRLLSGRAGMERRYAKDLQARSADEAEPALSDPEAVTDSVDVRAFAMPPTRPHTQVPLPARGPGAAAGQASGGTPASGSGQTSASGQASAPGQAPGSGQAVPGGSPASASPSAHTPGGAPARGTGAGGVRGQVPGARRAPGAEAAAARARRSKVLARRRRTTVVLFLAFTMGSVVAAVGGLAFLWAPGVPAVLLSAYIAYLRSQERRRFAYQMDRRRAEAAAQRLRERARQPRRQPSAPADSDEPDEGPEPEADPGLSALAADRRALVEQTDHAEWVDQQRERQRRPGHGDSWEPVPVPLPTYVTAPVAPRATADVDLGAPDAWSSARSSPVAREEETRAAAEPAGDEPGDAEADPAGDRPEGDGRSDVRRAASARRARERGRTPLFDQYEDGDRPRAANE, translated from the coding sequence GTGAGCAGCAGCGGCCTCATCTACGCAGTCATCGTCGGGGCCTGGGCCGCCTACTTGGTGCCGATGTGGCTCCGTAGGCAGGACGAGCTGAACGAGGCCCGTCCGACGGAACGCTTCAGCACAGCCATCCGGTTGCTGTCCGGACGGGCCGGGATGGAGCGCCGGTACGCCAAGGACCTGCAGGCGCGCTCCGCCGACGAGGCGGAGCCCGCCCTGAGCGACCCGGAAGCGGTCACCGACTCGGTGGACGTCCGGGCCTTCGCCATGCCCCCGACCCGCCCGCACACGCAGGTGCCCCTGCCGGCCCGCGGGCCGGGCGCCGCGGCAGGGCAGGCCTCCGGCGGCACCCCGGCATCCGGGTCCGGCCAGACGTCCGCATCCGGCCAGGCGTCCGCACCCGGCCAGGCACCAGGCTCCGGCCAGGCGGTTCCCGGCGGCAGCCCGGCATCCGCCTCCCCGTCCGCCCACACCCCCGGCGGCGCCCCCGCGCGCGGCACCGGTGCAGGGGGCGTACGGGGGCAGGTGCCGGGGGCCCGGCGGGCCCCGGGCGCGGAGGCCGCCGCCGCGCGCGCCCGGCGCTCGAAGGTGCTCGCGCGCCGTCGGCGCACCACCGTGGTGCTCTTCCTCGCCTTCACCATGGGCTCGGTCGTGGCCGCCGTCGGCGGACTCGCCTTCCTGTGGGCGCCCGGCGTGCCCGCCGTGCTGCTCAGCGCGTACATCGCCTATCTGCGCAGCCAGGAACGCCGCCGCTTCGCCTACCAGATGGACCGCCGCCGCGCGGAGGCCGCCGCCCAGCGGCTGCGGGAGCGGGCGCGCCAGCCGCGCCGGCAGCCGTCCGCGCCCGCCGACAGCGACGAACCCGACGAAGGCCCGGAACCGGAAGCCGATCCCGGCCTGTCCGCGCTCGCCGCGGACCGGCGCGCGCTCGTCGAGCAGACCGACCACGCCGAGTGGGTCGACCAGCAGCGCGAGCGGCAGCGGCGGCCGGGGCACGGGGACAGCTGGGAGCCGGTCCCGGTGCCGCTGCCGACGTACGTCACCGCGCCGGTCGCGCCGCGCGCCACGGCCGACGTCGACCTCGGGGCGCCGGACGCCTGGAGCTCGGCGCGGTCGAGCCCCGTCGCGCGGGAGGAGGAGACCCGGGCGGCCGCCGAGCCGGCCGGGGACGAGCCGGGCGACGCGGAAGCGGACCCGGCGGGAGACCGGCCGGAGGGCGACGGCCGCAGCGACGTCCGGCGGGCGGCCTCGGCCCGGCGGGCCCGGGAGCGGGGGCGTACGCCGCTGTTCGATCAGTACGAGGACGGGGACCGGCCGCGCGCGGCCAACGAGTAG
- a CDS encoding GNAT family protein — MNGASWPVELVEGDVVLRPIKLRDQRAWREVNRRNRDWLRPWEATIPPPGPGGPVIHRPTYRQMVRHLRAEANAGRMLPFVIEYQGRLVGQLTVAGITWGSMCSGHIGYWVDEAVAGRGVMPTAVALVVDHCFRTVGLHRVEVCIRPENGPSRRVVEKLGFREEGLRPRYLHIDGAWRDHLVFALTAEEVPDGLVNRWRRSRTRSSN; from the coding sequence CTGAACGGCGCATCCTGGCCCGTCGAGCTGGTCGAGGGAGACGTCGTCCTGCGGCCGATAAAGCTGCGCGACCAGCGGGCCTGGCGCGAGGTCAACCGGCGCAACCGGGACTGGCTGCGCCCCTGGGAGGCGACGATCCCGCCGCCAGGCCCCGGCGGACCGGTGATCCACCGGCCGACCTACCGCCAGATGGTGCGCCATCTGCGCGCGGAGGCGAACGCGGGCCGGATGCTGCCGTTCGTGATCGAGTACCAGGGGCGGCTGGTCGGGCAGTTGACGGTCGCCGGGATCACCTGGGGCTCGATGTGCTCCGGTCATATCGGCTACTGGGTGGACGAGGCGGTGGCCGGCCGCGGGGTGATGCCGACCGCCGTGGCCCTCGTCGTCGACCACTGTTTCCGCACCGTCGGACTGCACCGCGTGGAGGTGTGCATTCGCCCGGAGAACGGGCCGAGCCGCCGCGTGGTGGAGAAACTGGGATTTCGCGAGGAGGGGCTGCGGCCGCGTTATCTCCACATCGACGGGGCCTGGCGCGACCACCTCGTCTTCGCGCTGACCGCGGAGGAAGTGCCCGACGGGCTGGTGAACCGGTGGCGACGCAGCCGCACCCGCAGCAGTAATTGA